A DNA window from Acomys russatus chromosome 7, mAcoRus1.1, whole genome shotgun sequence contains the following coding sequences:
- the LOC127191363 gene encoding zinc finger protein 585A-like, protein MGKCWLRTQGHSLSGAFCCLFRPKSGHIIQAVGFSASLLSCSPGNLWTLTQLPVPEKTASASEEVKRGNIPADMNLSQKPQRLDPQEQDGSSKRLVSFEDVTVDFSQEEWRRLDPAQRRLYQEVMLEIYGHLLAVGYSIPSPGAFFRIKKRKEAQIGEAKSSHQPCWCQEAESKFYTPQQKATENAAFQTSKTSAITRHGLWRSILEELWQVPDPTKRGQQNQIPPRSPGAFLNKKTQSPDREREHKEPGRNTLLVSKLPSAQETAPKTPVKCLKHPLEADDEEDQSCVTKQLKDAVATAQLFTQDSFRASCAVPRDGQHSCKGNQCRKVPIHKQALTQQEERADGCPGSGKVFCDVSASCKHQASCAGERPFVCHKCGKAFLQKSELTSHQETHTEKSYECPDCGKSFSRTSNLQVHHRIHTGEKPYECRDCGKSFNNTSQLKVHYRIHTGERPYVCPVCGKAFKQKSILSTHETIHTGEKPYQCTVCGKLFSCTSRLKVHYQIHMKGKPYECGDCGKAFKRKASLTVHQKIHVRQIHHVCSECGRAFNQKSELSVHRRLHLGKNSHQCNHCGKSFAYASQLKMHHRVHTGEKPYKCRDCGKCFTYSFTLNVHRRTHKVEKPHKCGVCGKALASKYQLEEHERIHTGEKPYVCSECGKSFHGRSGFLRHQITHTKEKPFVCQKCGKAFFQRSQLTSHQQTHTGEKPYKCRYCGKAFSHTSQLTVHHRIHTGERPYKCNHCGKSFSNSSQLKEHLRIHTGETPYACAECGKAFSRRSSLNLHTKIHTGEKHHVCSECGKAFSQKSVLQTHRRIHTGEKPYKCSECGKALASKGQLRDHQRIHTGEKPYVCPECGKGFFGRSSLHRHQVTHTKERPFVCQKCGKTFIQKSALTSHQQIHTGEKPYVCPECGKGFYNKSSLPRHQITHTRGRSFVCQKCGKAFLQKSVLKCHQRTHACKKP, encoded by the exons ATGGGCAAATGTTGGCTGAGAACACAAGGTCATTCTCTCTCTGGGGCTTTCTGCTGTCTCTTTAGGCCTAAGTCAGGCCACATCATCCAGGCTGTGGGattttctgcctctctgctcaGCTGCTCTCCTGGGAACCTCTGGACACTCACCCAGCTTCCAGTTCCTGAGAAAACTGCATCTGCCAGTGAAGAGGTCAAGAGAGGAAACATACCTGCTGACATGAATTTGTCCCAGAAGCCCCAGAGACTGGACCCACAGGAACAGGATGGGTCAAGCAAG AGATTGGTGTCCTTTGAGGATGTGACTGTGGACTTCAGCCAGGAGGAGTGGCGGCGCCTGGACCCCGCCCAGAGACGCCTGTACCAGGAGGTCATGCTGGAGATCTACGGCCACCTGTTGGCAGTGG GTTACTCCATTCCTAGCCCAGGGGCCTTCTTcaggataaagaaaagaaaggaggcacAGATAGGAGAGGCTAAGTCCTCACATCAGCCATGTTGGTGTCAAG aagcGGAATCAAAATTTTATACCCCTCAGCAGAAAGCTACTGAGAATGCAGCATTTCAAACTAGTAAGACAAGTGCAATCACAAGACATGGTTTGTGGCGCTCTATTTTAGAAGAACTGTGGCAAGTTCCTGACCCTACAAAAAGAGGTCAGCAAAACCAGATCCCACCCCGGAGTCCTGGTGCTTTCCTcaacaagaaaacacagagcCCAGACAGAGAACGTGAGCATAAAGAGCCTGGGAGAAACACTCTTTTGGTGTCCAAGCTTCCTTCTGCACAAGAGACAGCTCCAAAGACACCTGTGAAATGTTTGAAGCATCCCCTTGAAGCAGATGATGAGGAAGATCAAAGCTGTGTCACAAAACAGCTTAAGGACGCTGTTGCAACTGCTCAGCTCTTCACACAAGACTCTTTTAGAGCTAGCTGTGCAGTTCCTCGTGATGGACAGCATTCCTGCAAAGGTAACCAGTGCAGAAAAGTTCCCATCCATAAACAAGCTCTcacacagcaagaagagagagcagaTGGATGCCCTGGTTCTGGAAAGGTCTTCTGTGACGTGTCTGCTTCCTGTAAACATCAGGCAAGTTGCGCTGGAGAAAGACCGTTCGTCTGTCACAAGTGTGGGAAGGCCTTCCTCCAGAAGTCGGAGTTGACCTCCCACCAAGAGACTCACACGGAGAAATCGTATGAGTGTCCTGACTGTGGGAAATCCTTCAGCCGCACATCCAACCTGCAGGTCCATCATCGGATTCACACCGGAGAGAAGCCCTATGAGTGTCGTGACTGTGGAAAATCATTCAATAACACCTCCCAACTGAAGGTGCATTATCGAATACACACAGGCGAGAGGCCTTAcgtgtgtcctgtgtgtgggaaagccttcaagCAGAAGTCGATCCTTAGCACGCACGAGACGattcacactggggagaagccttACCAGTGTACTGTTTGTGGGAAATTATTTAGCTGCACCTCCCGACTGAAAGTGCATTATCAGATCCACATGAAGGGGAAACCTTATGAATGTGGAgactgtgggaaagccttcaagCGAAAGGCGAGCCTCACCGTTCACCAGAAAATCCACGTTAGACAAATACACCACGTGtgcagtgagtgtgggagagctttCAACCAGAAGTCCGAACTCAGCGTGCACCGGAGACTTCACCTGGGGAAGAATTCTCATCAATGCAATCACTGTGGGAAGTCATTTGCTTATGCATCCCAACTGAAGATGCACCATCGCGTCCACACAGGGGAGAAGCCTTACAAGTGCCGGGACTGTGGCAAATGTTTTACCTACTCATTCACACTGAATGTGCATCGGCGAACTCACAAGGTGGAGAAGCCTCACAAGTGCGGCGTCTGTGGAAAAGCCTTGGCTTCTAAGTACCAGCTTGAAGAGCATGAGCGAATTCACACGGGAGAGAAACCATATGTGTGCTCTGAGTGTGGCAAAAGTTTCCATGGTAGGTCAGGTTTCCTGAGACATCAGATAACTCACACTAAAGAGAAACCTTTTGTCTGCCAGAAGTGTGGCAAGGCCTTCTTTCAGAGGTCACAGCTGACATCTCATCAGCAgactcacacaggagagaagccctatAAATGCCGCTACTGTGGGAAAGCGTTCAGTCACACATCCCAACTGACGGTCCATCATCGAATTCACACCGGGGAGAGACCTTACAAGTGCAACCACTGTGGGAAGTCCTTCAGTAACTCCTCCCAGCTGAAGGAGCATCTCCGAATCCACACTGGGGAGACACCTTACGCCTGCGCTGAGTGCGGGAAGGCTTTCAGCCGGAGATCATCCCTCAATCTGCACACCAaaattcacactggagaaaaacacCATGTATGTAgcgagtgtgggaaagccttcagccaGAAGTCAGTACTTCAGACACATCGGAGGATCCACACTGGGGAAAAGCCTTACAAATGCAgcgagtgtgggaaagccttggCTTCCAAGGGCCAACTCCGAGATCATCAGCGAATCCACACGGGCGAGAAGCCCTACGTGTGCCCTGAGTGTGGCAAGGGCTTCTTCGGTAGGTCATCTTTGCATCGACATCAGGTAACTCACACTAAGGAGAGACCTTTTGTCTGTCAGAAATGTGGAAAGACCTTCATCCAGAAGTCAGCCCTGACGTCCCATCAGCAAATTCACACGGGCGAGAAGCCCTACGTGTGCCCGGAGTGTGGGAAGGGCTTCTACAATAAGTCATCTCTGCCTAGACATCAGATCACTCACACTAGGGGGAGATCTTTTGTCTGTCAAAAATGTGGGAAGGCATTCCTCCAGAAATCCGTGTTGAAATGCCATCAGCGAACTCACGCTTGCAAGAAGCCGTAG